The following DNA comes from Hordeum vulgare subsp. vulgare chromosome 3H, MorexV3_pseudomolecules_assembly, whole genome shotgun sequence.
CGGGAAAGCCGCTGTTGATTGAAAAGGGCGTGCCGATTGCGGTGTCTCTCATGGCCACCTTTgccatgaagatgatggtgaaGGATAAGGCGCTGGTGCACAGTTTGTCGGCGTCGGTCACGGTCATCTGCACCGACATGACCGGAATGCTCACCCTCAACAGGATGGAGGTGACCGAGTTCTGGGTCGGCACTGCCCGACCTAGAACCCCCACGGCGATATCTAGCAGCGTCGTTGGCCTGCTGTGCCAGGGCGTCGGGCTCAACACCACCGGAAGCGTGTACAAGCCGGACAATGTATCCCAACCGGAGATATCGGGCAGCCCGGTGGAGAAGGCACTTCTGTCATGGGCCACGGCGGACCTCTCCATGGATGCTGCCGCCTTGAAGAGGAGCTGCAAGGTAGTACATGTGGAGGCTTTCAACTCCGACGAGAAGCCCAGCCCCAGCCGTGCAATAATCAGGGACAAGGCCACACGTTTGTTGGTCGCGCACTGGAAAGGCGGCGCGGAGGTGCTCCTTGCCATGTGCTCCATGTACATGGACACGGATGCAACGGTGCGTGAACTCGGTGTGGAGCAGCGGAACAAGCTTGAGAAGGTGATCCGCGATATGGTGGCAAGCGGCCTCCGGTGCCTCGGCTTTGCTTATAAAAAGGTTGACGACACTGAGCAATCAAAGGTTCATCACCTGGAGGAACTGACATTGTTAGGTATAGTCGGCTTGAAAGACACTTGCCGACCAGAGGTCAATGCCACCATTGAAGATTGCACAAAGGCAAGCATGGCCGTGAAGATGCTCACCGGCGATAACATCCTCATGGCCCTTACTATCGCCAAGGAGTGCGGCATCATTTCGAGCAATGACCCCGACGGAGTCGTCATCGAGGGACACCAGTTCCGGGCCATGTCAGTGACACGACAACTCCAGATGGTGGACAAGATCCGTGTCATGGCGAGTTCCCGGCCCCAAGACAAGCTGTTGCTGGTGAAGCGGCTGAAGCACAAGGGCCACGTGGTGGCCGTGACCGCCGGCGAGGGCATCAATGATGCGGCGGCTCTCAAGGAGGCCGACGTGGTGCTGTGCATGGACGTCCATGGCACCGATGTCTCCACGGACACCATCTTCCTCAACGGCAAGTTCGACGTAGTGGTGAAGGCTACCCGGTGGGGACGCTGTGCCTATCACAACTTCCAGAAGTTCATCCAGTTCCACATCATCGTCAACGCCGTCGCAATCATCGTCAACTTCATGTCGGCGGTCACCATGGGTAACGTTCCACTGACCACCGTGCAAATCATGTGGGTGAACCTGGTGATGGGCGTCATGAGCACGCTGGCGCTATCCACTGACAAGCCCACCGACGCGCTCATGGAATCCCCACCCATTTCCCGCACGACACGGCTCATCAACAATGCCATGTGTTACATCATGGCCGCGCAGGCAATGTTTCAGATCGCCGTGCTGCTGGGGCTCCAATTCCTTGGCAACGATGACCAAGCCAGTGCCACCAtgatcttcaatgtcttcatgctCTTCCAGGTGTTCAACGAGTTCAACATgagggacaacgtccttgccggggTGCTCAAGAATAGGATGTTCCTCCTCATCGTCGCCCTGGCGCTCGTGCTGCAGGTGGTGACGGTGGAGGTGCTCACGAAGTTCGTTGGTACCACGAA
Coding sequences within:
- the LOC123441313 gene encoding calcium-transporting ATPase 7, plasma membrane-type-like, whose amino-acid sequence is MYMPHEDEGHSHAEADADAAAVSSSIRGLVKDKCHDCFRRLGGSTGIAAKLTSHPKRGIRDEDMTLSWRKKEFGDNTCPKPRPRTFFRHVLDALGHVSVVALLASAAVSLGLGIMEHGVKDGWYDGATIFLAAFVVFGVTAVISHAQAKRDHKLATESANLVVTVVRAARRQEISVFDVVVGDVLILKTGDVVPADGVFLDGHGFQVDESSLTGHPGPIDIDAGTNPFLASGVKVVNGHGSMLVTAVGTNTTAWSILSTLKLNTRPAPLEERLESLISTIGKATVAVALVAFTVLLVRHFTNSSTGKPLLIEKGVPIAVSLMATFAMKMMVKDKALVHSLSASVTVICTDMTGMLTLNRMEVTEFWVGTARPRTPTAISSSVVGLLCQGVGLNTTGSVYKPDNVSQPEISGSPVEKALLSWATADLSMDAAALKRSCKVVHVEAFNSDEKPSPSRAIIRDKATRLLVAHWKGGAEVLLAMCSMYMDTDATVRELGVEQRNKLEKVIRDMVASGLRCLGFAYKKVDDTEQSKVHHLEELTLLGIVGLKDTCRPEVNATIEDCTKASMAVKMLTGDNILMALTIAKECGIISSNDPDGVVIEGHQFRAMSVTRQLQMVDKIRVMASSRPQDKLLLVKRLKHKGHVVAVTAGEGINDAAALKEADVVLCMDVHGTDVSTDTIFLNGKFDVVVKATRWGRCAYHNFQKFIQFHIIVNAVAIIVNFMSAVTMGNVPLTTVQIMWVNLVMGVMSTLALSTDKPTDALMESPPISRTTRLINNAMCYIMAAQAMFQIAVLLGLQFLGNDDQASATMIFNVFMLFQVFNEFNMRDNVLAGVLKNRMFLLIVALALVLQVVTVEVLTKFVGTTKLGLGQWGVCLAIATVSWPVGWAVKFIPVPVRSS